Within Quercus lobata isolate SW786 chromosome 5, ValleyOak3.0 Primary Assembly, whole genome shotgun sequence, the genomic segment ATTAAATGTTTCCTTTTAAGGTCTTCTGTTGTTTGTCCATCTTGGAAGTGTCTCCATGAAAACTTCGATGATGACACTTGTGTTCAAGTGGTATATATTTCAAGCAGAGTTGTTCACCTCCTGATTACTTTGTTGACACTTGTACTTTGCTTCCAAAATCTTCTCTCTTCAATTTTCCGAAGGAGCTCAGAACCCTTTCACtcaatttgttattaaatttttatccTCTCTCATGCACAAAAACACAGACACAAATATGGACATGCACAAAAACTTAATCAAGAGTAAAAATGATGGAGAGCTAAAATGccaagtaaaataatttaaaactattGACTTATATGAAGAATCGTATCTGTTTATCTGTGGAACTTCTTATGCTCTTTGTTAACTCAGGTATCCTAACTTGTTTCCTCATGTATTTGCTGGTTtaaagatttttaatttttttttgagaatctttcCTGGTTATAAAGTTGATTACCTGTGCGAATTAGTAACTCATttgatatttggaattttctgaaGGCAGCAGAATTAGAAATTGAAGCATATCCACTATTAGATGAACTTACATCAAAGATCAGTACACTAAATTTGGAACGTGCGCGTCGATTGAAAAGCAGGCTTGTTGCATTGACTCGGAGAGTTCAGAAGGTACTGTATATTCAATTAGGGTTGTCAATGGGTTAGGGACAGATCTCACAGGATCCTATTAAAGATCTAGTTATATACTAAAGTTGAACTCAAATGGtagattttcaaaatgatgCTATCAAACTCAAATCTGACTATAAGTACAAAATGTGCATACAATTCACTTATGAATTTTTGTAATATagttaattatataattttcttttttagttaaaaataccATTTATCATTATCATATcaatatataagtttatttattgataCCTTGATGATAGGTTTTTCTTGGAATATGTTTATTGTGCTTGGAATTTTAATCAGATTTAAATCTTAATTGGATCAAATCTAGTTAATTCTGAATTTAATCTGATTATGAATCTTTAGAACGaaatttaaacttaaacttTGAAATCAGATTATATGCTAATCAAATCTTATACGGGTTGGTTTCAAATCCTGTCCAAATCCATTGACAGCCCTAATATTTTGTTAACTGCTTCCTATTGTATGCAACCAAATGATAgccatcttcttttcttttcttttttttcctttgctcTCGTTTTTGAGTTAAATCTATTAGGTTAGGGATGAAATAGAGCAGCTCATGGATGATGATGGAGATATGGCTGAAATGTATCTTActgagaagaaaaagaggatgGAGACATCATTCTATGGTGATCAGTCTGTGATGGGATACAGATCAACCGATGGTGCATCTATTTCTGCTCCTGTTTCTCCTGTTTCTTCACCCCCTGAAGCCCGGAAGCTTGAGAAAAGCTTGAGCATTGCAAGGAGCCGACATGAGAGCATGAGGAGTTCAGAAAGTGGGACGGAAAGTATAGAGGAGCTTGAGATGTTGTTGGAAGCATATTTTGTTGTCATTGATAGCACCCTGAACAAGTTGACATCAGTATGTGTagcatttattttgtttaatcttTTCACTTCTTATCTTCCCGAGTAGGATGAAGTGACTTAAAATCATTTTCTTCCTCTTGTTTCAGTTGAAGGAGTACATTGATGACACAGAAGATTTCATCAACATTCAGctggtattattattatttttttaagttcattttttgttcCCATTTCTTGATATAGAAGTGTGTTCTAAAATCTAATAAGTTGATCAAGTAGACAGGACAGCACAAAATACCCTACGTGATATTAGTCTTAATGCATACATGTCAATAATGATGGGCAAAAGAAGACGGCAGTGACATTATGATGATGTCATTGCCCAAGTCCTCATGCCCAGTGACATCTTTTATTACCGGCATACTAGCTTGGGATGTATAATGGTCCCTCTGAAAAGATTTTAAGTTGATAGGAAATTGGAAATTGATAGGAAATTTTTGCTTGCAGGATAATGTTCGGAACCAACTGATCCAATTTGAGCTGCTACTCACAACTGCAACATTTGTTGTTGCAATCTTTGGTGTGGTAGCGGGGATATTCGGTATGAATTTTTCAATACCATTATTTGATGACCCTGGTGCATTTAAATGGGTCCTTACAATTACTGGAGTTACTGGGGCCATCATTTTTTCTGCATTTGTGTGGTTCTTCAAGTACAGAAGGCTCATGCCACTATAAATTTATATGGAAATGACAATcgagaaagaggaaaattgCTTTTATCGTTTTTAATCCTGTATTCTAGATGAAATTGACGTAGATAAATGAAAAGCTGGCTCTATCTAAGAgcgattctttttatttaatttagattCAATTGTAAGAAATTTTGGTAAGATCTCTAATGTatattattgtgaaatttgtggctaaaaacaaaacttcaaaTGTATATGAGGGTGGTGAGACACTAGGAATATGGTATGGCTGGAAAATTTAAACGGCATGAAGTCAATGAAAGTATCGTAATTTGAACCTCATTATGAGTGACTTAAACCTGGATTATTTGGAAACCCAAAAAAGAggggtaagaaaaaaaaaaaaaaaacccgagaCTTCAGAATTGTTCTTTGGCTAGAGTCAGCTGTAATTCTTGTCCTaccatttttcctttcttcaatTTTCCGGTCTTCTTTTTCAAACCACCACACTTTCTTTGTATATATAGCTATTTATCCGatttgaaactctctctctaataGGGGTACACAGAAGGTTTATAATTGCAATCTtgaaattttcctttctttattgtataatttttccttacttatacttattttttaaatgttgcgCTCGAATCACATAAACCAGCACCATGACTAATGACCATCACAACTaacatttaattttgttttgggtaataaaaaactgtctcttttttttagacatttaacataaaattaccaaattttttttttttaataaacactatgctcaaatatatatatttaataaatactaTGCACTATGGGGGGAAGAAACTGTTTCCAACGATTACCCTATTATAATCTTGTTGATACCCAAAATTTAAAGTATTTATCCTTCCATCACTAAAGATAACCGCTAACCCACTTTGCTTATTATTATATTCAATGAGATACCTTTTGGGCTTTAGACTTTGTTTATATGCAGATCCCGTGGCCAtaaaagaaatgacaaaagCTCAATGTATGGCCGAAAGTGGGGAAATGTTGCACAGTAGCAGATCATGGAGAAAAATCCCACGATAGCAACATATGGAGAAAGGTTCTATGGTAGAAGCTGTATAGAAAACCTGTAACAGTTTTGTGGCCGGAAATTATTGATATTTGCAAAGTACTTTTGCTTTATAATCTAATGTTATATCACCGAGCGACCTCGCTTGGTCATGGTGGGACCAAGACTAACTCTTTATATTCTTAGTATATCGCCCAAGTAGCTTCATAATTGGATATGGACTCAGTTGAACCACAATATTTATATGACTAGATAATAACTAACTAGAAGGGGTGGCAAAATTAACTCAAACCCATTTGCCCATTCAAACCCACTTATATGAGATCCAAACTcacccaattattaattggcTTAAATGAACATTAACCTAATTAAACTCAATTATCATTAATGTTTATTAGGTTTTAACTAGGTACCCAATTAGAGGTTTTAACTAGGTATCCAATTAGACCCAATTATGATCCAAGtatcatttttacaaatcaCTCAACTCTAAAATACCCCAAACcactaaaaattaccaaaataccctcctaaacctaaaaaatgacaaatataccccttaaacctaaaaatgaccaaaatacccctagaacctaaaaaaagaccaaaatacccccctaaacctaaaaattaccaaaatacttctgaaacctaaaaaatgaccaaaatacccctaaaccttaaaaatgaccgaaatacctcttaaatctaaaaattgaccaaaataccctctaaacctaaaaattaccaaaatacccataaaaccTAAGAAAAgaccgaaataccccctaaacttgaaaattaccaaaatatccttgaaacctaaaaaatgatcgaatATGTGGACGCACCATTTTACCTCCACCACTCACAAATtgccatgtggcgagttgtgaaCTTTTTTATGTGCCTAGCATTTTCCATCAAATTTAATCCACTAACTTTTATACATAGAcctgcttgctcactcccaagtgtaggagatcgtagcaatataattctcggagtaccgaggtcgaaccacaaggagcagggtaaattcaaagacaatataattaaataacaatttgggtaatgaagaaaaatacttttgcttggtgattgttaacaagaataataataaaaactgattcaaatcaataatgtaaatactagggcatcgAGGTGTTTCCttatatcgatatgaaattctttgtgatataagaaaatatctatttcataattgattgttcttatacaattaaaaacttataataCGGTcgaactgagacaattcaagaatgCATGATAACCTTGAttaataatgcggttagaaaagttttcaaaaaaacccattcactttaaaacctgatttctatttgaaactattagaaattcatctaaacaataaaaaaaacatgattgaacttattgaaagcatggaagaactaatacatcaaaagaaatctaattgaacaatccaatatgttgttgataaaatcctagaaagaatcacattgaatattcataccgtatagaagaaacataacccctagccctagcaaaAAAAGTTTAGGCTGtcattagagaaagaaaagtacaagattttttctgcaaaattcgTTCTACCagcctcccttcaaaaccctaatgtctaagtgtccaaagaaaataaaactttttactattttaatttccatCCAGGTTTATAGcagtaacttgtgagttaatttcggccttcaaaacttgagaatttcgaaaaactcaaaactggaaagttgtagatatttaagtcatggTTCCAACCAATCTAgtcttgtgtcaattggatttttaaggagagagatacgcccaaaatattgatcagtgctcaaatcagatttttccttttcagattctgcctctttgatttctttccttatttgaagctttcaatcatggtagacgatccaagcactccagctgcaccttcttagacatttaagcatggtcctttagctccactttaattctagtttggcctccattctctcacaaattcttgtaaactcatctttctcacatgatttcctgaaagtagaaaattacataCAATGAATagcatcttattcaagaaattatgtaaagataaatatagggactaatgcaaatcatggcttaattatacaaattaagtatagtaataaggagataaagcccacataaatatataacaagtatacattttaaggcgttatcaaGACCTCAtctttaaataaaaagtttttattttatgtttttaaaatgacatgaagatcaaaagaaatttcaatGTTGTGTGAATATAGTTGTTAAATCCATACCAAACCACTAGTTGAACCGTGAAATCCGTGAAACAAAGTATTATCCAAAATGGTTTGGAGTAAAATACCGGATATGCAATGAACCATTCTTAAACCCTGTAAACTGACAAATTGTACAGGTTAATCTTTTTAACTCGtggatgaatgaaaaaaaaaaaataccatgtgTATCTATGAAAAAAGATTAAACTGAACTACTAAAGTCACTGAATAGTTTggactttgaagtttgaagatTGAAAAGATAAACTGATAAAGATTAAAGACTAAAGAGATGAATTAAGACTTGCTCCATGAGATGAGTGTTGAGAGTTGAGATTAAAGAGATAGTGATGAGACAGAAAGAGATAAAGAGATGGCGGTTTGCAAGGAACACAAGCGACCAATACCACAACGATAACACCTGATTGATTTTAATCATCAATTGTATTTGgagatttaaataattttgttatggTCTAGGGTATGATTAAGCaaacaaattattttgaatttctatgAGATATGTTGTTTTAAGACTTTTAGACTATATAACTTGGTTATTGGATGATTTACATCaatgatgtatttattttattttttttatattctccaaCTTTATATCATATgatatagtttttattattatcattactAGATGCTAACCTGTGCAATACACGAAAAAGCTATTGacactggaaaaaaaaaaaaaaatccaacaatgagtaaatagaaattttgctagttagtatttttttttttttaaatgaagaaatatttaacttcTATACTTTTCCATAGTTTAGAAATATTATCTAATATTGAACGTTATTGAGTTGCAAGTGAATAGTTACTGAAATCTACAAAGCATTTTACaattcttatattaataaagaaaaactcccaatagttatatatacatacacactcaaaaataatataaattgcaaatatataaacaaagaccATGATATGAGGAAGACAcaccaagtttcaaatttgagtagCAATATGACTTTCTCGTAGTAATAACATTATAgacaattcaaaacatggaataatatcaaaattataacaCTTAATTCCggcacacaaacatggcatggagCACACAAGCACATGGAAGATAGTAGAAAGCATGTAGAGAACATAAATCCAAGTGCATAggcatgtgaaaacatagatcAAGACAAGTAGGCATAGAAACATACACATCAACATGTACAAGCCTAGCACATAaacatggaagaacatgaatccaagcatataagcatgtgaaaacaAGGATCTAACCATATAACATGGAAATACATACATCAACACAGATCCGAGCAAGGCATAGCTAACAACATCATgcaagcatgtgagcatgtaacTCTAACATCAACATAGaacaaaaaaaggaacaaagaataggaaaacatggcataaagcataaagCATGTAGATCAAGACAAATAACATGTAAACAAGCAGGGAAGAACATGGATCTAAACTAAGAACACGCTAGGAGCaagataaagcaagaaacatgctaaggaaagcaataaatcatgttattaaggCATAAAAGAGCAAGATAAATGCTAGAAATAGATTTAGAAAGTTAGGTGTgtagtagctaaaaagctacatccacacccttaaaccccaaatccaaggTGTAGAATCAAGGAGAAGAAGATTGGgtataagaacaataccttgtatttttggtgaagaaggaagaatcaagaggttttgatgtgttttttgtgtgctttttgagagagaggaaaaatttGTAGAAAACATTCAAGCAAAAGCAAGACCCAGaaaagtcctttttttttttttttttgtttggtttaggGGTGCCCTTCAAGGGCCGCCACTTGTGAAGCTTCACGAATGGGGTTGATCTTGACACCCCTAGAAAGATCTTGACTTCCAATTTCTAAAAaggtaaattgaaaatccaatggtcggatcaaaagttatggctctcgAAAGTTAGCGATGCATCGACCAATGCGTTAACTCGATTTTCATGATATCTTGGTCATTCTAACTCcaattttgacccatgaatagtcgttggacTGAGAATTTAATAATCTTCATAATGGCGTTGGTTTCAACCCATTCTGACGGtcagatcaaaattagggtttttaggccCACCAAGAGTCAACTCtaggtcaaacttggtcaaagttgccAAAAATCTCCGAGAAGCTCAGGTTTGATATAAaaccatgaaaaatgttgttttgtgagGATTTTGACCTTATTTGACCTTTGGTCAACCTAGGGTTGaccaggggcattttggtcattttgattGAAAAAGGCACTTTGGGTGCTCCGGTGTTTGAACAGGCTACGCCACATCATTCTGGATGTTCTACAGCCCCATGGAGAGGAAATGatctttttagattttttggGGTCCGGCACGCAAATCAAAGGTGGACAAAATATGGTATCAACACATGGTCACTAGCGTTTCgaattccttttccttttcgGAGTTTGTTTTCTACACCAAGATCCTTCTCATGATTCCTATTACCTAAGGGATTGCTCAAGACAGATTTGAACTTataatttcattcaaaaaaaaagaaaaaaaaaaagaagaaaagcaagaTGATATAAAATGCATACATATCTAAATCTCCCATAAGTTGTAAATAAGTACATATCCTAAAATAAAAGCAGAAATATAAAGATGTTCTTAATAAAACCCAATGTCTCAAATAAAGTAAAAAGGTAGAAGATATAtgctaaaaaaagaagagaaagaaagaaattggaAATTGTATGACTATCTGTCTGTTTGTTTGTCTGTCTGTGTATGTCTATTTTTCTGCAGGGATCACCTCCGGTAGTGCCTCTTCCTTGCTTGAAGTTCCTAGCAATCCAGACTAGCTCCTCATGCTCCGCTACAGTGGGCTAGATTTGAAAATGGACAATAATTATAACAAGCCTAAGGAATGCAAAGAAGAAAGTGCAAAGAATAAGGACAAGAAGAACTCACCATTCATGTGCCCTAAGAAAAAAGGCAACCCATGACATTAGGGTTACGCCCCACAGGATGCTCCTGAGCAAACCTATCAGGACCATAGGTGTAGACCGACCAAGGTAAACGAGGAGGGTTAACAGGACCACTAGCAGCTAGACCAGTTACAGCTTAAAATGTTCACCACATTTGAGTATCACCACGTATATGATATGcaagataaagagaaaaaagagatggAAAAGAGAAGATACATACCCTGATGGGAAAATGAGACATAAGGTGACCCTCATTGAACTCATCATAGTCCAGATCACCTAGGAGGCGTTGGGCATAGGCAATGCCACCCTTCCCCAACTGGTACTCAGCATCAAACATCAAAAGTGGGGCAAGCATGAATGCAGGAGGATCCATGGGTACCTAAGGCGTGTCGTCAC encodes:
- the LOC115991866 gene encoding magnesium transporter MRS2-1 produces the protein MAELKERLLPPKPQSAINLRDAAYRSSAPGRQPFQGMDVLGLKKRGQGLRSWIRVDASGNSQVIEVDKFTMMRRCDLPARDLRLLDPLFVYPSTILGREKAIVINLEQIRCIITADEVLLLNSLDSYVLQYVVELQRRLTTSGVGEVWQSDAADLSLRRGIRSFDNVFGSTSPDYLPFEFRALEVALEAACTFLDSQAAELEIEAYPLLDELTSKISTLNLERARRLKSRLVALTRRVQKVRDEIEQLMDDDGDMAEMYLTEKKKRMETSFYGDQSVMGYRSTDGASISAPVSPVSSPPEARKLEKSLSIARSRHESMRSSESGTESIEELEMLLEAYFVVIDSTLNKLTSLKEYIDDTEDFINIQLDNVRNQLIQFELLLTTATFVVAIFGVVAGIFGMNFSIPLFDDPGAFKWVLTITGVTGAIIFSAFVWFFKYRRLMPL